Genomic segment of bacterium:
CGACGCAAGAACCGCGGTCGCACAGCGCGTTTGAATCCGGTCCTGCAGAATGGTCAAGATTTTGGCAACCGCGGGATCAGCCGCAGCGGCCGGCCGCACCCGCAGGACGGACTCGAACGTCGAGCGGCCGCTGGGAACAGCTGCCTGTTTTAGCCGCTGCGCAGTACACCCCGTCCACCCAGCGCCAACTGCAACCATGCCGCTGCGCTGTAAAAAAGCTCTTCGATTCAGTTCTCCCACTTTTCTTTTTCCTAATGATGATGCAATTTTGAACGCCGCCTTAGCGCAATCGCGCACCGATCCGCCGAACTTTTTTATGCCAGTTACCAGTAGTCAGCAAACAAAAGGGACGTGCACTTTCCCGGCTGGCGCCGAACTCTGCTGCCCCCCTCTAGTCTTCCGGCATTACCGGGGTCCAGATGGTCGCCGCGATATAGCGCTCCTTGGCCGATGCATCATTGTAATAAACCACGGTGACAACCCGGCCGTCCGGGCGCTGGGCGCTGCGCGGATAGCCGAGATCCCAGCACGCGCCATCGTGGCGCAGAACGATCTCGGAACTCCAGGTCTGGCCTTCATCAGCAGAGATCCTGGCGCGAAGGCCGAACGGTGCATGCCGCCAACCATAGGTCAATGCAATCCGGCCGTCCGCCAGCCGGAGTATGCTTGCGGGATTTCCCCCATTGTCAATGTACGGCTCATCCAGCAGATACCACGATCGGCCTTCATCCGGAGAAAGGTAGGCGTCCAGCCACCAGCGGCGCTGCCCGTTAAAATCCCCGCCGTGGCGAATCATGGTTAGAAACGCTCCGCTCTTCAACTGCACGGTGGACGGCATGATCGCATAGCCATAGCGCTCCACAGGCGGCTGTTTGCCGATCCAGCCGACCAACTCCCAGGTCAGGCCGCCGTCTTGAGTGCGCGCACAAAAAGGCCAGCCCTCTTTGCCGTCGTCCTTGGTCGAAGTTAAAAACACAAACAGGTCATGCTCGCCGTTGATGATATAATCTGTCCTGGCCAGCAAACCGCGCCGGCCGAAATCCGGAAACGTATATGGGCCTTTCCAGGTTCTGCATCGATCGGTGCTATAATAAAAAGTTCCACCTTGAGAACGAAACTTGAGGGCAAAATCAGGATGCATAAAGTTGATCGCTTTGTTCAGCACAGTGGCTTTGGCTTCTTTTTCCTGTTCATCGAGAAAAGAGGGTTTTTCGATACTCCATGTTTCACCGCCGTCCATGGTGCGCGCCTGCCGCTGCACCTGCGGCGGTTTGATCGGATGCCCATCCTGCTCATTATCATCAAACTGACCAACGACAAATCCGACGACCATCTCATTGCCCCAGGCCCACATTCCGTTGTTCGCCGGCCAGCCGGCGAATTTGTCACTCTCTTTAAAGACGATGCGATTCCTGATCTCTGCCGGCCCCTGAGCGGCTGCAGTTGAGCACAACCAACAACCCACGTATGCCATCAGAAAAAATTTCCGTACCATAGGCAACTCCTTTCCCTTTGTCCTTTTTCCGACACGGGACACATTTTTCACCGCCGGATTATTGATTGAGGAGAAGAGCGTTAAAGAGAAGTTTATAGGTCGCCGGCGTCGCGGCGCGATACTGTGGATTAAAAGCAAACAGCACCAACTGTCCTTTGCCCTTCGCCAGCCAGGCCAGACAGGTTCTTTTAGCCAGCTTTTCTTCTTTTTCAAGGTATCCGCTGAGCAGCAGCTCTTTTTCCGCAAACCAACCGACCACGCGGCGGTCCATATCCCAGGAAGGGATCGAGGTGACCAAGATCGGCCGGCCTCGGTAAAAAACTCCCACCTCAGACG
This window contains:
- a CDS encoding exo-alpha-sialidase — encoded protein: MVRKFFLMAYVGCWLCSTAAAQGPAEIRNRIVFKESDKFAGWPANNGMWAWGNEMVVGFVVGQFDDNEQDGHPIKPPQVQRQARTMDGGETWSIEKPSFLDEQEKEAKATVLNKAINFMHPDFALKFRSQGGTFYYSTDRCRTWKGPYTFPDFGRRGLLARTDYIINGEHDLFVFLTSTKDDGKEGWPFCARTQDGGLTWELVGWIGKQPPVERYGYAIMPSTVQLKSGAFLTMIRHGGDFNGQRRWWLDAYLSPDEGRSWYLLDEPYIDNGGNPASILRLADGRIALTYGWRHAPFGLRARISADEGQTWSSEIVLRHDGACWDLGYPRSAQRPDGRVVTVVYYNDASAKERYIAATIWTPVMPED